The window GCTATGACTTGCTCAAAGGACCTGCCTCGGGCCTAGTCAGCAACCCCAAGCTTGTCGACGCGCTGCTGTCCCAGTCGAAGAGTTTGGCGGATGTGCTCAAGTTCGCATTTGATACCCCGTCGGGTGTTCCGTAcaacaatatcaacatcaCCTCGCATGGTAACGACGGCTCCACCACCAGTGGCCTTGCAGTGACCGGAACGCTCGTGATGGAGTGGACGCGCCTCTCCGACCTCACGGGCGATGACCAGTACGCCAAGATGAGCCAATTGGCCGAGTCATACCTGTTGGATCCGCAGCCGGCTTCTGGCGAACCGTTCCCCGGCCTCGTAGGCAGCAATATCAACATTTCAAACGGCCAGTTTGCCGACGGATCTGTGACATGGAACGGTGGCGACGACTCATTCTACGAGTACTTGATCAAGATGTACGTGTACGACCCCAAGCGGTTTGCGACCTACAAGGATCGCTGGGTTTTGGCGGCGGAGTCGACCATCAAACACCTGCAGTCACATCCCAAGTCTCGCCCGGACCTGACCTGGCTGGCCTCGTACAACGACGGCGATCTCGATCTCAGCTCGCAGCACCTTACCTGCTTCGACGGCGGCAGTTTCCTGCTGGGCGGTACCGTTCTCGGTCGCCAGGATTTTATCGACTTCGGCTTGAAGTTGGTCAACGGCTGCGAAGAAACCTACAACCAGACCCTGACCGGAATTGGCCCAGATTCATTTGGTTGGGACCCGAACTCTGTGCCGAGCAGCCAGAAGGCGTTCTACGAGCGTGCTGGATACTACATCAGCAGCGGCCTGTATGATCTTCGGCCCGAAGTGATCGAGAGTTTCTACTATGCCTACCGTGTTACAGGCAAGCAGATTGTAAGTATTGAGCCCACTGTGGCTGAACCACGCTAATGGTCTCTCAGTATGCCGACTGGGTGTGGAATGCTTTCAAGGCAATCAATGCCACCTGCCGCACCGACTCCGGCTTTGCGGCTGTGAGCAACGTCAACGCGACCGGTGGTGGTTCCAAGTACGACAACCAGGAGAGCTTCCTGTATGCCGAGGTGATGAAATACTCGTACCTTACATTTGCAGAGGGTATGTCAATTTCCTACAGCCAGAAAATTTTTATACTAATAGCCTCTAGATGCTCCATGGCAGGTCAAGACCGGCGGCAACAACACCTTTGTCTTCAACACCGAAGCTCACCCGCTGCGCGTCTCGCACACCTGATTTCGCGTTTTCTGCAAATTCCTAAAGCCTATGCGTATCAGTACATAGAATGCCCAGAACTAGGGCGTATTCTTAGCATTAGATCAATGGACATATTTTCTCTTGGCCCTCCTTTGTGGGATTACAGTATATTCATTCGTGGTAGACACGAGGCTGGGATGATCTCAACTCCCTTGCTTGGTTTCAGATCTCGCGTGCTACCCCCTAGCAGCTGCGGTGTCCATGCACCTGGGGTATATGCTGTGGCAGTTTGGCCTGCATTTTACATGGCAGAATGTCTCACTCAGAGCCTCGCAAGTTTTCAGATGGCTGGGGATTACTGGAACGCACTACCTTGTCCATAATTCACTGGTCTGAGTCACGAATATTCTATAATCATCAATCGGCTATATATTGTCTCGCCCTGTATCTAGATAGCCACAAGTATAGTATTTATAAATCAATAACAGAGCCATAACCAATAACGAGAAGCCCTGAATTCTTCTTTGATGTATATGTACCTAGCAGTCCATATCGTCGAACGGACTCACCCTTGCTCACCACACCCGGAACGCGCTTACTGCTGAGCTTTCGCCCAAGCACTAGGCCAGACAAGCACGGTGCTCACTAGCATCGCCATTCCAATGCTCAGCGTCTCGAGGGGAATCCATCCCAGGAAAGATCCAGGAAGGGTCAGGTCCAAATTGTCCATGATAAGCTGGCTCAGTAGGGATAAAGTCGATGGAGCTGGTTTCGAGGGAGCAATTTCCTTAGTCTTTTTATTATTCTTTTCATCTGTACCCGAAGATCCATTTGGTGTGCTTGGCCTTGCTGAACCAAAGACGAGCTCCTTGGATGTCCTTGCGATTGATATGCAAATGGCATAGAACCAAAACTTGTTGGCTTCGAGCAGAATGGGCGTGTACCACGAGACCAAGTAGATATCCATGTCATGCAGCTATTATAGGCTCAGATTAGCATTGTTTCCCAACGTCTGTTTGGGATTTGAAGGAATAGTTACCATAGTCAAGTCCtccaaaagaaaataaagcCCGAGGCAGGTGGATTCTACCACCTCtagcatcatcatcatggttCCAGCAGAAGAACCTCCGGCCAGGAGGTCTTGGACATTCTGGAAAAAGTCCAGGAAACAGAAGAATCGGAGATACCGCCTCGCTGGATAGTATCAGTACCCAATTCACAAACACTAATCTAGGGATACTGAGCGCAGGCGATAAACTAACCGAGTGCGAGCTGGGACGCCGCTATCGCACACTTCGTGACAGTAACATGATCAAGATTAAGCTCTGCCCCAATCAGAACGAGAGCATGGACTAATCGGAGAGTCAAATCGAGGCCGGCGGTCGAGTTGGTGAAATTGGCCAGTTGTTTGGAAAGGGGCGTTTTCGAACGGGCTGGATAAGTGTGGGCCATTATCTGGACAGATCCGGCAATCTTTTGTGGAGACGGGGTTATGAAAGAGCTGTTTAGTTAAAGGTGGCTCGTTTACagggatatatatctttATCTTGTTCGGATCAGGAAAGTGCGCGCCCTATACGCGCGGAAGCATTCTTGGAACCCTAACCCTAACTTAATAGGGTTTCCCGCGGAAAAGTCAATACAATATCTTACACGAAACGCTATACGATGTCAGGGTTGTGGGGTTCACGAAGGAGGCGCCCAGTGAGCAATATGATTCGCCAAGATGGATACTGGGCATCCTCCTCCGGTCTAACATGATGCGGGGATTCGAGATAACTGCCGGATAAGGAGTTGGCACAGACGATATCAATTCTCGTGCATTCTTATAATAAGAGGACATCTcggcttcttttccctcttaCGAGCAAGCAATGCCAGCGTGGCCAGTGCATATTATCTCCGTTCCTGGAACAGAACTAAAGCTATGGAATCTCCTGCGCATCCCGGCAAGGTCGGTGACCCGACCAACATCTTCGACGCGAAGAAGGATCGTGACCCGAGTCTAGATGGAAAAGGCGAAGAGGCTTTGCCTGCTGAGCTCATCTCCGCTGGCTCGGAGCATTTACACAGAAGACTAGGAGGAAAGGAAATACAACTGCTCGCAGTTGGGGGCGCAATTGGAACATGTACGTAGGAAGTAACCTGAGGCTAGATGAGGATCAAGCTGACTTGATTGCTCCTTTACAGCTTTGTTTGTGCAAATGGGAGCTACTCTCCCTAAAGGTGGCCCTGCAGGACTCTTTTTGGGTTTTATTGCATACGGCTCAATTATTTTTTCTGTCAATCAATGCTTCGGTATGTTCAGCTCTCTTGGAACCCCTTTCCTATTTTTTGGATCTATAACCATGCTAACAAGGCCATACGCCGCAGCTGAAATGGTCACATATCTCCCAATCGCGTCGCCATTTATTCGATTAGGCGGATTTTGGGTTGATGATGCGTGGGGCTTTGCGTTGGGATGGAATTACTTCTTCCTTATGGGTATGTCTTACTCAATTCTTTTCAACACTCCCGTAATTGGTTGTATCTGTCTAACTGCTGTTTTTATCATCTTCACTGCAGCCTTCGCTATCCCATACGAGATCACGGCAATCAATGTGCTCCTTACCTTTTGGACAGACAAGATTCCAATCGCGGCAGTGGTGGTGATTTGTTTAGTGATATATGCGTGCGCTCCCTCAACAGCCCAGCCAAATCTGGGTTAAAAGAAACTGACTAACTAATGATTGAAGTGGGCTCAATGGACTTGCAGTCCGGTACTTCGGGACAGCCGAGTTCTATCTAGCCATTTTCAAGATTTTCCTCATGGTTGGGCTCATTTTCTATACCTTTGTCACTATGGTTGGGGGGAATCCAGAACATGACGCCTACGGGTTTCGCTATTGGAACAAGCCTGTAAGTTGGCAACATCCATCCTTTCCCTTCATTGACTAACTAAATGCTTCGAGGGTTCATTTGTCGAGTACCTTGCACCAGGGAACACGGGTCGATTTCTGGGGGTACTTTCATGCATGATCCAAGGTTCTTTCACGTGAGTATTTTAGTGAAAACATTGAGTACCGTCTAACTGATTCATTATGCAGCATGGTTGGCCCAGAGTATATTTCGATGACAGCCGGTGAAGCTGAAAATCCTCGTAAATTGATGCACCGAGCTTTCTCTTCATTTGTCTGGCgtcttttgtttttttttatcgG of the Penicillium psychrofluorescens genome assembly, chromosome: 1 genome contains:
- a CDS encoding uncharacterized protein (ID:PFLUO_001030-T1.cds;~source:funannotate), with product MRVSPLSLSLSALALVGPILAVPHNGQTEGVRSQSSNQGRAAAVKEAFQHAWTGYMKYAFPHDELHPVSNGYGDSRNGWGASAVDALSTAIVMGDKHAVNQILEHISKINYHYTPDEVSLFETTIRYLAGMLSGYDLLKGPASGLVSNPKLVDALLSQSKSLADVLKFAFDTPSGVPYNNINITSHGNDGSTTSGLAVTGTLVMEWTRLSDLTGDDQYAKMSQLAESYLLDPQPASGEPFPGLVGSNINISNGQFADGSVTWNGGDDSFYEYLIKMYVYDPKRFATYKDRWVLAAESTIKHLQSHPKSRPDLTWLASYNDGDLDLSSQHLTCFDGGSFLLGGTVLGRQDFIDFGLKLVNGCEETYNQTLTGIGPDSFGWDPNSVPSSQKAFYERAGYYISSGLYDLRPEVIESFYYAYRVTGKQIYADWVWNAFKAINATCRTDSGFAAVSNVNATGGGSKYDNQESFLYAEVMKYSYLTFAEDAPWQVKTGGNNTFVFNTEAHPLRVSHT